A genomic window from Salmo salar chromosome ssa23, Ssal_v3.1, whole genome shotgun sequence includes:
- the LOC106584602 gene encoding trichohyalin isoform X1, with protein sequence MEVHSIGQSDWHVEVGLLRKEVGLLKQWACMEETRRIERQKMEMYGEERQQQDYQYLEINREKVLKEVERDRLERMKMEEKKELAKINQMKDEELLLMDIRMREREREMEEERRRFKKTSERQKVEKRMELQKKRQKERDEWEISENKRMEEWEEFYWKEEDIRKEEGGMKAERKAKRMVEEGKRKMGEEQQMLKKQARLTETLSDGKRRDLEERKEDENNMGEKCVEEARERDRRELLKEKRWRQIAEENLTHMEKQMMEREGERKRELECQIREEMRKREEERKHEEEMKMRKLEEDLMKEKRQRQIAEENMTHMEKQMRELEEREEEKKREFESQIREEKRKHEEEMKMRKLEDMKNEMFGKMRELEERKRELESQIKEEERKHEEEMKMRKLEDMKNEMFGKLRELEERMIKMEKQHAANTMMEEENEERKRVEDTARMKELKKTALDVWEFHFGSDECPKTDDSKNEETPDSDTAIVKTTKKVEKENSADEKKDNSVGVRQDSDTSVIEEINPKHEERDGDQDDDSKSDGKKYRSDAECSDGDDSKSAKTHQKKTDKEKNETMEALLTEEKGNSSDDDDDDFTEMKQKDGHKNMLVEEKVATNYCQNNQPSEVKVQNDLAGDMDWSESDYSEIEEIIDGDTEDISEEIKETDEEEEVEENTDIESDERTGRNVIRSECDDDKSGKPNMKKDMVDKDNTDNNVEKDKTTQSNTKREEGERKEGQSQDTETYKTNGATESDELTLAPGKGADSNDSESVKSNKEKEKDDQKDKGQLESQEEKKEDRILAGAEGETQHPQEDQSEMCKDFSIFAATTVKIQGPGEDQLAIEGKTNDSQTDQADQAAKVKGEKDLDIDWSENDSETEEMTSDFEIDEETDQPATCGDYSISVTAEVNKTQDPDKDQPAKLKDLSVLAAAGGKTQDSAKVKGEKDLDINVDWSETDYSCSDDEFTSEEIYPMDEEKGLLQLQTDGNTNEIGGETTDSDDFQRHRINSEKDEKDGYEKKEVVQENQRAKCKDFSIFSAGAQVTHSQCKDLSGFSAARDKFKGENDLDRDWLESDNSEIEEVIESDSEIKEIHQIEERKEKDEEQTDDLQSKRKTEKCDEETTDSSDDKSEKTNVKIDKEMRHEDITDHTLEKTDFSIFAEEEVKPQDPREDQPAKCKAGGKTQNTQTDQATKVKGEQDLDIDTDWSESDLDSDDEFITEEVWQKWKEDNEKKRQNKDYTVTPLRNTDRIDGEISREKIGKINQEQRAAAEGKNQNPQTYQPVKVKGENDLTSAGMNQEKTEIEVVQRSRQEQPAKCKVPPVQQAKVSNKSEIVQKRDGNDKVTEPKTDAELIMEKYERMVEEGRRGLGQKDRRGKVKANGTEGKKKEESKEEQRRLRNEKALQDHLDRVENQEGTSKQTRQPQCKDYSIFTASGLKSKDPHDQQPVKCKDYSIFSVGQQRVAQPPPAHKNKTTSHRKDVSIFAAGKNHLAKVLKPLVCKKAECIVPDVFLAKK encoded by the exons ATGGAAGTGCACAGTATTGGTCAGAGCGACTGGCATGTTGAGGTGGGCCTGCTAAGGAAGGAGGTGGGCCTGCTAAAGCAATGGGCCTGTATGGAGGAGACGagacggatagagagacagaagatGGAGATGTATGGAGAAGAGAGACAACAGCAGGATTACCAGTATCTGGAGATTAATAGAGAGAAGGTGTtgaaggaggtggagagggacaGACTTGAGAGGATGAagatggaggagaagaaggagctTGCAAAAATAAATCAGATGAAGGATGAAGAGTTGCTGTTAATGGATATTAgaatgagagaaagggagagagagatggaggaggaaaggaggaggttcAAGAAGACATCTGAGAGGCAGAAGGTAGAGAAACGGATGGAGCTCCAGAagaagagacagaaggagagagatgagtgggagATATCTGAAAATAAGAGAATGGAGGaatgggaagagttttactggaAGGAAGAAGACATCCgaaaggaagagggagggatgaaaGCAGAAAGGAAGGCAAAGAGAATGGTGgaagaaggaaagagaaagatgGGAGAAGAACAACAGATGCTGAAAAAGCAAGCCAGACTAACAGAGACACTGAGTGATGGAAAGAGAAGAGACctggaagagagaaaggaagatgaAAATAATATGGGAGAAAAGTGTGTGGAGGAAGCaagggaaagagacaggagagagctcCTGAAAGAAAAGAGGTGGAGACAGATTGCAGAAGAAAATTTGACACACATGGAGAAACAAatgatggagagggagggggagaggaagagagaacttGAGTGTCAGATTAGAGAAGAGATGAGAAAAAGAGAAGAGGAAAGAAAGCACGAGGAGGAAATGAAAATGAGGAAACTGGAAGAGGACCTAATGAAAGAAAAGAGGCAGAGACAGATTGCAGAAGAAAATATGACACACATGGAGAAACAAatgagagagctggaggagagggaggaggagaagaaaagagaaTTTGAGAGTCAGATTAGAGAAGAGAAAAGAAAGCACGAGGAGGAAATGAAAATGAGGAAACTGGAAGACATGAAGAATGAAATGTTTGGAAAAATGAGGgagttggaggagaggaagagagaacttGAGAGTCAGATTAAAGAAGAGGAAAGAAAGCATGAGGAGGAAATGAAAATGAGGAAACTGGAAGACATGAAGAATGAAATGTTTGGAAAAttgagagagttggaggagaggatGATAAAGATGGAAAAACAGCATGCAGCGAATACAATGATGGAGGAGGAGAATGAGGAAAGAAAGAGGGTGGAAGACACAGCGAGGATGAAAGAGCTAAAAAAGACAGCCTTGGATGTGTGGGAATTTCACTTTGGAAGTGATGAATGTCCGAAGACTGACGATAGCAAAAATGAGGAAACACCAGACAGTGATACTGCAATTGTCAAAACAACCAAAAAGGTTGAGAAGGAAAACAGTGCAGATGAGAAGAAAGACAACAGTGTAGGTGTGCGGCAAGATAGTGACACATCTGTGATCGAGGAAATCAACCCAAAGCATGAAGAGAGGGATGGCGACCAGGATGATGACTCCAAGAGTGATGGGAAGAAATACAGAAGTGATGCAGAATGTTCAGATGGTGATGACAGTAAAAGTGCCAAAACACACCAAAAGAAGACAGACAAAGAGAAGAATGAAACGATGGAAGCACTCCTGACCGAGGAAAAAGGTAacagtagtgatgatgatgatgatgatttcacTGAGATGAAACAAAAGGATGGACATAAAAATATGCTTGTTGAGGAGAAGGTAGCTACAAATTACTGTCAGAATAATCAACCATCAGAAGTCAAAGTTCAAAATGACCTGGCAGGTGATATGGACTGGTCAGAGAGTGACTACAGCGAGATTGAGGAAATAATCGACGGTGACACTGAGGACATTAGTGAAGAAATAAAGGAaacggatgaggaggaggaggttgaaGAAAATACAGATATTGAGAGTGATGAGAGAACAGGAAGAAATGTGATAAGAAGTGAATGTGATGATGATAAGAGTGGGAAACCAAACATGAAGAAAGACATGGTTGACAAAGACAATACAGACAACAACGTTGAGAAAGATAAAACAACCCAAAGCAacacaaagagagaggagggtgaaagaAAAGAGGGTCAAAgccaagacacagagacatacaaaacCAATGGCGCAACAGAATCTGACGAGCTCACTTTGGCTCCTGGAAAGGGGGCAGATAGCAATGACAGTGAGAGTGTCAAATCCAACAAAGAGAAAGAAAAGGATGACCAAAAGGACAAAGGACAgttagagagtcaggaggagaagaaggaggacagGATACTTgctggagcagagggagagactCAGCATCCTCAGGAAGACCAATCGGAAATGTGCAAAG ATTTTTCAATTTTCGCAGCAACGACGGTTAAGATTCAGGGCCCAGGCGAGGATCAACTAGCAATTGAAGGAAAGACTAacgacagtcagacagaccaggCAGACCAGGCAGCAAAGGTCAAAGGTGAAAAGGACCTGGACATTGACTGGTCAGAGAATGACAGTGAGACTGAGGAAATGACATCTGATTTtgagattgatgaggaaacagaccAACCAGCAACGTGCGGAG ATTACTCCATCTCTGTTACTGCGGAGGTTAATAAGACTCAGGACCCTGACAAGGATCAACCAGCAAAGCTCAAAG atttgtctgtgttagctgcagcTGGAGGAAAGACTCAGGACTCAGCAAAGGTCAAAGGTGAAAAGGACCTGGACATTAATGTAGACTGGTCAGAGACTGACTACAGCTGCAGTGATGATGAGTTCACGAGTGAAGAAATATACCCAATGGATGAAGAGAAAGGTCTTCTACAACTCCAGACTGATGGGAATACTAATGAGATTGGTGGAGAAACGACAGATAGTGATGATTTTCAAAGACACAGAATAAACTCAGAGAAGGATGAGAAAGATGGATATGAAAAGAAAGAGGTCGTTCAGGAGAACCAGAGAGCAAAGTGCAAAG ATTTCTCCATATTTTCAGCTGGTGCTCAGGTCACACATTCACAGTGCAAAG ATCTCTCTGGGTTTTCTGCAGCAAGGGATAAGTTCAAGGGTGAAAACGACCTGGACAGAgactggttagagagtgacaacAGTGAGATTGAGGAAGTAATAGAAAGTGACAGTGAAATAAAGGAAATTCACCAAATTGAAGAAAGGAAAGAGAAGGATGAAGAACAGACAGATGACCTCCAAAGTAAGAGGAAGACAGAGAAGTGTGACGAGGAAACCACCGATAGCAGTGATGACAAGAGTGAGAAAACAAACGTCAAGATAGACAAAGAGATGCGTCATGAAGACATTACAGACCACACCCTTGAGAAAACAGATTTCTCCATATTTGCTGAAGAGGAGGTTAAGCCTCAGGACCCTCGCGAGGACCAGCCAGCTAAGTGCAAAG CTGGAGGAAAGACTCAGAACACTCAGACAGACCAGGCAACAAAGGTCAAAGGTGAACAGGACCTGGACATTGACACAGACTGGTCAGAGAGTGACCTTGATAGTGACGATGAATTCATAACTGAAGAAGTATGGCAAAAGTGGAAAGAGGACAATGAgaagaaaagacaaaacaaagaTTACACAGTTACACCATTACGGAATACAGATAGGATTGATGGAGAGATCTCAAGAGAAAAGATTGGAAAGATAAACCAAGAGCAGAGGGCTGCAGCGGAGGGAAAAAATCAGAACCCTCAGACATATCAGCCAGTAAAGGTCAAAGGTGAAAATGACCTGACAAGTGCGGGAATGAACCAAGAGAAGACAGAGATAGAGGTCGTTCAGAGGTCTCGTCAGGAACAGCCAGCTAAGTGTAAAG TCCCCCCGGTTCAGCAGGCCAAAGTGAGTAATAAAAGTGAGATTGTCCAAAAGAGAGATGGGAATGACAAAGTGACAGAGCCAAAGACAGATGCAGAGCTCATTATGGAAAAATATGAGAGGATGGTGGAAGAGGGGAGACGGGGGCTTGGTCAGAAGGATAGGAGAGGTAAAGTCAAGGCCAATGggacagagggaaagaaaaaGGAGGAGTCTAAAGAAGAGCAGCGCAGGCTGAGGAATGAGAAGGCCCTGCAGGATCACCTGGACAGGGTAGAGAATCAGGAAGGGACAAGCAAACAGACCAGACAACCACAGTGTAAAG ATTACTCTATTTTCACTGCATCAGGGCTAAAGAGCAAGGACCCGCATGATCAACAGCCAGTAAAATGCAAAG atTACTCCATCTTCTCTGTGGGCCAACAGCGGGTTGCACAGCCCCCTCCAGCCCATAAGAATAAGACAACCTCCCACCGCAAAG atgtctCTATATTTGCAGCTGGGAAAAATCATTTGGCTAAAGTCTTGAAACCCCTTGTGTGCAAAAAGGCAGAATGTATAG tTCCTGACGTTTTCCTTGCTAAGAAGTGA
- the LOC106584602 gene encoding trichohyalin isoform X2: protein MEVHSIGQSDWHVEVGLLRKEVGLLKQWACMEETRRIERQKMEMYGEERQQQDYQYLEINREKVLKEVERDRLERMKMEEKKELAKINQMKDEELLLMDIRMREREREMEEERRRFKKTSERQKVEKRMELQKKRQKERDEWEISENKRMEEWEEFYWKEEDIRKEEGGMKAERKAKRMVEEGKRKMGEEQQMLKKQARLTETLSDGKRRDLEERKEDENNMGEKCVEEARERDRRELLKEKRWRQIAEENLTHMEKQMMEREGERKRELECQIREEMRKREEERKHEEEMKMRKLEEDLMKEKRQRQIAEENMTHMEKQMRELEEREEEKKREFESQIREEKRKHEEEMKMRKLEDMKNEMFGKMRELEERKRELESQIKEEERKHEEEMKMRKLEDMKNEMFGKLRELEERMIKMEKQHAANTMMEEENEERKRVEDTARMKELKKTALDVWEFHFGSDECPKTDDSKNEETPDSDTAIVKTTKKVEKENSADEKKDNSVGVRQDSDTSVIEEINPKHEERDGDQDDDSKSDGKKYRSDAECSDGDDSKSAKTHQKKTDKEKNETMEALLTEEKGNSSDDDDDDFTEMKQKDGHKNMLVEEKVATNYCQNNQPSEVKVQNDLAGDMDWSESDYSEIEEIIDGDTEDISEEIKETDEEEEVEENTDIESDERTGRNVIRSECDDDKSGKPNMKKDMVDKDNTDNNVEKDKTTQSNTKREEGERKEGQSQDTETYKTNGATESDELTLAPGKGADSNDSESVKSNKEKEKDDQKDKGQLESQEEKKEDRILAGAEGETQHPQEDQSEMCKDFSIFAATTVKIQGPGEDQLAIEGKTNDSQTDQADQAAKVKGEKDLDIDWSENDSETEEMTSDFEIDEETDQPATCGDYSISVTAEVNKTQDPDKDQPAKLKDLSVLAAAGGKTQDSAKVKGEKDLDINVDWSETDYSCSDDEFTSEEIYPMDEEKGLLQLQTDGNTNEIGGETTDSDDFQRHRINSEKDEKDGYEKKEVVQENQRAKCKDFSIFSAGAQVTHSQCKDLSGFSAARDKFKGENDLDRDWLESDNSEIEEVIESDSEIKEIHQIEERKEKDEEQTDDLQSKRKTEKCDEETTDSSDDKSEKTNVKIDKEMRHEDITDHTLEKTDFSIFAEEEVKPQDPREDQPAKCKAGGKTQNTQTDQATKVKGEQDLDIDTDWSESDLDSDDEFITEEVWQKWKEDNEKKRQNKDYTVTPLRNTDRIDGEISREKIGKINQEQRAAAEGKNQNPQTYQPVKVKGENDLTSAGMNQEKTEIEVVQRSRQEQPAKCKDYSIFTASGLKSKDPHDQQPVKCKDYSIFSVGQQRVAQPPPAHKNKTTSHRKDVSIFAAGKNHLAKVLKPLVCKKAECIVPDVFLAKK, encoded by the exons ATGGAAGTGCACAGTATTGGTCAGAGCGACTGGCATGTTGAGGTGGGCCTGCTAAGGAAGGAGGTGGGCCTGCTAAAGCAATGGGCCTGTATGGAGGAGACGagacggatagagagacagaagatGGAGATGTATGGAGAAGAGAGACAACAGCAGGATTACCAGTATCTGGAGATTAATAGAGAGAAGGTGTtgaaggaggtggagagggacaGACTTGAGAGGATGAagatggaggagaagaaggagctTGCAAAAATAAATCAGATGAAGGATGAAGAGTTGCTGTTAATGGATATTAgaatgagagaaagggagagagagatggaggaggaaaggaggaggttcAAGAAGACATCTGAGAGGCAGAAGGTAGAGAAACGGATGGAGCTCCAGAagaagagacagaaggagagagatgagtgggagATATCTGAAAATAAGAGAATGGAGGaatgggaagagttttactggaAGGAAGAAGACATCCgaaaggaagagggagggatgaaaGCAGAAAGGAAGGCAAAGAGAATGGTGgaagaaggaaagagaaagatgGGAGAAGAACAACAGATGCTGAAAAAGCAAGCCAGACTAACAGAGACACTGAGTGATGGAAAGAGAAGAGACctggaagagagaaaggaagatgaAAATAATATGGGAGAAAAGTGTGTGGAGGAAGCaagggaaagagacaggagagagctcCTGAAAGAAAAGAGGTGGAGACAGATTGCAGAAGAAAATTTGACACACATGGAGAAACAAatgatggagagggagggggagaggaagagagaacttGAGTGTCAGATTAGAGAAGAGATGAGAAAAAGAGAAGAGGAAAGAAAGCACGAGGAGGAAATGAAAATGAGGAAACTGGAAGAGGACCTAATGAAAGAAAAGAGGCAGAGACAGATTGCAGAAGAAAATATGACACACATGGAGAAACAAatgagagagctggaggagagggaggaggagaagaaaagagaaTTTGAGAGTCAGATTAGAGAAGAGAAAAGAAAGCACGAGGAGGAAATGAAAATGAGGAAACTGGAAGACATGAAGAATGAAATGTTTGGAAAAATGAGGgagttggaggagaggaagagagaacttGAGAGTCAGATTAAAGAAGAGGAAAGAAAGCATGAGGAGGAAATGAAAATGAGGAAACTGGAAGACATGAAGAATGAAATGTTTGGAAAAttgagagagttggaggagaggatGATAAAGATGGAAAAACAGCATGCAGCGAATACAATGATGGAGGAGGAGAATGAGGAAAGAAAGAGGGTGGAAGACACAGCGAGGATGAAAGAGCTAAAAAAGACAGCCTTGGATGTGTGGGAATTTCACTTTGGAAGTGATGAATGTCCGAAGACTGACGATAGCAAAAATGAGGAAACACCAGACAGTGATACTGCAATTGTCAAAACAACCAAAAAGGTTGAGAAGGAAAACAGTGCAGATGAGAAGAAAGACAACAGTGTAGGTGTGCGGCAAGATAGTGACACATCTGTGATCGAGGAAATCAACCCAAAGCATGAAGAGAGGGATGGCGACCAGGATGATGACTCCAAGAGTGATGGGAAGAAATACAGAAGTGATGCAGAATGTTCAGATGGTGATGACAGTAAAAGTGCCAAAACACACCAAAAGAAGACAGACAAAGAGAAGAATGAAACGATGGAAGCACTCCTGACCGAGGAAAAAGGTAacagtagtgatgatgatgatgatgatttcacTGAGATGAAACAAAAGGATGGACATAAAAATATGCTTGTTGAGGAGAAGGTAGCTACAAATTACTGTCAGAATAATCAACCATCAGAAGTCAAAGTTCAAAATGACCTGGCAGGTGATATGGACTGGTCAGAGAGTGACTACAGCGAGATTGAGGAAATAATCGACGGTGACACTGAGGACATTAGTGAAGAAATAAAGGAaacggatgaggaggaggaggttgaaGAAAATACAGATATTGAGAGTGATGAGAGAACAGGAAGAAATGTGATAAGAAGTGAATGTGATGATGATAAGAGTGGGAAACCAAACATGAAGAAAGACATGGTTGACAAAGACAATACAGACAACAACGTTGAGAAAGATAAAACAACCCAAAGCAacacaaagagagaggagggtgaaagaAAAGAGGGTCAAAgccaagacacagagacatacaaaacCAATGGCGCAACAGAATCTGACGAGCTCACTTTGGCTCCTGGAAAGGGGGCAGATAGCAATGACAGTGAGAGTGTCAAATCCAACAAAGAGAAAGAAAAGGATGACCAAAAGGACAAAGGACAgttagagagtcaggaggagaagaaggaggacagGATACTTgctggagcagagggagagactCAGCATCCTCAGGAAGACCAATCGGAAATGTGCAAAG ATTTTTCAATTTTCGCAGCAACGACGGTTAAGATTCAGGGCCCAGGCGAGGATCAACTAGCAATTGAAGGAAAGACTAacgacagtcagacagaccaggCAGACCAGGCAGCAAAGGTCAAAGGTGAAAAGGACCTGGACATTGACTGGTCAGAGAATGACAGTGAGACTGAGGAAATGACATCTGATTTtgagattgatgaggaaacagaccAACCAGCAACGTGCGGAG ATTACTCCATCTCTGTTACTGCGGAGGTTAATAAGACTCAGGACCCTGACAAGGATCAACCAGCAAAGCTCAAAG atttgtctgtgttagctgcagcTGGAGGAAAGACTCAGGACTCAGCAAAGGTCAAAGGTGAAAAGGACCTGGACATTAATGTAGACTGGTCAGAGACTGACTACAGCTGCAGTGATGATGAGTTCACGAGTGAAGAAATATACCCAATGGATGAAGAGAAAGGTCTTCTACAACTCCAGACTGATGGGAATACTAATGAGATTGGTGGAGAAACGACAGATAGTGATGATTTTCAAAGACACAGAATAAACTCAGAGAAGGATGAGAAAGATGGATATGAAAAGAAAGAGGTCGTTCAGGAGAACCAGAGAGCAAAGTGCAAAG ATTTCTCCATATTTTCAGCTGGTGCTCAGGTCACACATTCACAGTGCAAAG ATCTCTCTGGGTTTTCTGCAGCAAGGGATAAGTTCAAGGGTGAAAACGACCTGGACAGAgactggttagagagtgacaacAGTGAGATTGAGGAAGTAATAGAAAGTGACAGTGAAATAAAGGAAATTCACCAAATTGAAGAAAGGAAAGAGAAGGATGAAGAACAGACAGATGACCTCCAAAGTAAGAGGAAGACAGAGAAGTGTGACGAGGAAACCACCGATAGCAGTGATGACAAGAGTGAGAAAACAAACGTCAAGATAGACAAAGAGATGCGTCATGAAGACATTACAGACCACACCCTTGAGAAAACAGATTTCTCCATATTTGCTGAAGAGGAGGTTAAGCCTCAGGACCCTCGCGAGGACCAGCCAGCTAAGTGCAAAG CTGGAGGAAAGACTCAGAACACTCAGACAGACCAGGCAACAAAGGTCAAAGGTGAACAGGACCTGGACATTGACACAGACTGGTCAGAGAGTGACCTTGATAGTGACGATGAATTCATAACTGAAGAAGTATGGCAAAAGTGGAAAGAGGACAATGAgaagaaaagacaaaacaaagaTTACACAGTTACACCATTACGGAATACAGATAGGATTGATGGAGAGATCTCAAGAGAAAAGATTGGAAAGATAAACCAAGAGCAGAGGGCTGCAGCGGAGGGAAAAAATCAGAACCCTCAGACATATCAGCCAGTAAAGGTCAAAGGTGAAAATGACCTGACAAGTGCGGGAATGAACCAAGAGAAGACAGAGATAGAGGTCGTTCAGAGGTCTCGTCAGGAACAGCCAGCTAAGTGTAAAG ATTACTCTATTTTCACTGCATCAGGGCTAAAGAGCAAGGACCCGCATGATCAACAGCCAGTAAAATGCAAAG atTACTCCATCTTCTCTGTGGGCCAACAGCGGGTTGCACAGCCCCCTCCAGCCCATAAGAATAAGACAACCTCCCACCGCAAAG atgtctCTATATTTGCAGCTGGGAAAAATCATTTGGCTAAAGTCTTGAAACCCCTTGTGTGCAAAAAGGCAGAATGTATAG tTCCTGACGTTTTCCTTGCTAAGAAGTGA